The Granulicella sibirica genome has a segment encoding these proteins:
- a CDS encoding TetR family transcriptional regulator, with translation MRTRKSSRDAAIERMADHLLCEGLAAATLRPLAAAAGTSDRMLLYYFADKDEILSVTLHRIAERMLAQLDEALPSGKPWSFRGLMKEVWPILTSRSFRPFMPLWLELASAAARGLQPHVQVVGQIADGFLAWVTSRLEVEPKGNHAASAALFLASIEGMYLLEAIGRPDLATSAGSELVSNLRTTV, from the coding sequence ATGAGGACCCGAAAAAGCAGCCGAGACGCCGCGATCGAGCGCATGGCAGATCATCTTCTCTGCGAAGGCCTTGCTGCCGCAACGCTTCGGCCCCTCGCCGCCGCTGCGGGAACGAGCGATCGGATGTTGCTCTACTACTTCGCTGACAAGGACGAAATCCTCTCCGTTACGTTGCACCGTATCGCGGAGCGCATGCTCGCACAGCTTGATGAAGCCCTTCCTTCCGGAAAGCCTTGGTCTTTTCGAGGTCTAATGAAAGAGGTTTGGCCTATCCTGACCTCGCGCAGTTTCCGGCCATTCATGCCTCTTTGGCTTGAACTTGCCTCGGCCGCGGCACGTGGGCTTCAACCTCACGTTCAAGTTGTGGGTCAGATCGCTGACGGATTCCTCGCATGGGTGACGAGCCGCCTTGAGGTGGAACCAAAGGGCAATCACGCCGCATCGGCGGCTCTTTTTTTGGCCTCCATTGAAGGTATGTACCTACTAGAAGCTATCGGTCGTCCCGACCTGGCAACTTCCGCAGGATCTGAACTCGTCTCCAACTTGCGCACCACGGTTTGA
- a CDS encoding DUF1330 domain-containing protein, translating into MAAYLVAFVTAHGLDWFSAYQANVPPIVRKHGGRYLAVPKSIPNAVEILEGMASAPGAIVLFSFPSMPAIKAFLADPNYAPYRNARIAATESTFFAFENDDGASQFLGQ; encoded by the coding sequence ATGGCTGCGTATCTCGTCGCCTTCGTAACCGCACACGGCCTGGACTGGTTCTCCGCATACCAGGCCAACGTTCCCCCCATTGTTCGAAAGCACGGCGGCAGGTACTTGGCAGTTCCCAAGTCCATTCCCAACGCGGTAGAAATTTTAGAAGGTATGGCGTCGGCCCCTGGTGCAATTGTTCTCTTTTCCTTTCCTTCTATGCCCGCGATCAAAGCTTTCTTGGCGGATCCCAACTATGCGCCTTACCGGAATGCGCGCATTGCAGCTACCGAAAGCACCTTCTTCGCGTTCGAAAATGATGACGGCGCATCACAGTTCCTCGGGCAGTGA
- a CDS encoding SDR family NAD(P)-dependent oxidoreductase — protein sequence MPEHTNTSVSRKIAVVTGGSRGIGRNTVVNLANRGVDIIFTFNTHREDAEAVLAEVSAIGAQAVALQLDAGNIGAFGAFVKDVENALSGLGQSRFDFLVNNAGNNHRNMPFDRATEEEFDSVLNVHFKGVFFLTQKLLPLINDGGRIVNLSTVRTRTASPGGAIYASMKGAVEVLSRHLAKELGPRRIAVNVVAPGPVETDFSGGIVRDNPAVNKMIAENTALGRAGLPEDLGPMIASLLSEDNHWINAQRIEVAGGVAI from the coding sequence ATGCCAGAGCACACAAATACATCCGTTTCGAGAAAAATCGCAGTCGTGACAGGAGGCAGCCGCGGCATTGGCCGCAACACTGTCGTGAATCTCGCTAATCGAGGCGTCGATATTATTTTCACGTTCAACACTCATCGCGAAGATGCCGAAGCTGTGCTCGCGGAGGTAAGTGCGATCGGCGCGCAGGCCGTTGCTCTACAACTCGACGCGGGGAACATCGGAGCGTTCGGCGCTTTTGTCAAAGATGTAGAGAATGCCTTATCTGGCCTCGGTCAATCTCGTTTCGACTTTCTGGTCAACAACGCCGGCAATAATCATCGCAATATGCCATTCGATAGGGCTACTGAGGAAGAGTTTGACAGCGTGCTAAACGTACACTTCAAGGGCGTGTTCTTCCTGACACAGAAGCTTCTTCCCCTGATCAACGACGGCGGACGCATCGTCAATTTATCGACAGTGCGGACTCGCACTGCCTCGCCCGGAGGAGCAATCTACGCCTCAATGAAAGGAGCGGTTGAAGTGCTGTCGAGGCATTTGGCAAAGGAACTAGGTCCGCGCAGGATTGCCGTGAATGTCGTTGCTCCTGGGCCTGTCGAAACCGACTTCAGCGGCGGCATCGTTCGGGACAATCCTGCTGTCAACAAGATGATTGCCGAGAATACAGCACTAGGCCGCGCTGGTCTTCCCGAAGATCTTGGTCCGATGATCGCTTCGCTTCTCTCAGAAGACAATCACTGGATCAATGCGCAGCGTATCGAGGTCGCAGGCGGTGTTGCGATCTAG
- a CDS encoding TetR/AcrR family transcriptional regulator, translating into MRAATRVIVTQGLGAQTAVIAREAGVSSGSLFTYFKTKRVLFNELYLELKAEMASAALKNHPGKASLRKQLFSIWSNWMQWVVSDPDKRRALAQLNVSEEITPETRALGHKSMTGIADLLERCRVAGPMHEASMSFVVSVMNSLAETTMDFMLQDPPNAEKHCQLGFDALWRVLK; encoded by the coding sequence ATGAGAGCAGCGACGCGTGTCATCGTCACTCAGGGTCTTGGGGCTCAAACCGCTGTAATCGCTCGCGAAGCCGGTGTCTCCAGCGGTTCACTGTTCACTTATTTCAAGACGAAACGAGTTCTCTTTAACGAGCTTTATCTGGAGTTGAAGGCAGAAATGGCCTCTGCTGCCTTGAAAAACCATCCGGGAAAAGCTTCCTTGCGCAAGCAGCTTTTTTCCATCTGGTCGAACTGGATGCAGTGGGTGGTCTCGGACCCTGATAAGAGACGTGCCCTTGCGCAACTGAACGTTTCTGAAGAGATCACGCCCGAAACCCGCGCCCTTGGCCACAAGTCAATGACCGGCATAGCGGACCTTTTGGAACGGTGCAGGGTTGCCGGCCCGATGCACGAAGCTTCTATGAGTTTCGTCGTTTCGGTCATGAACTCGCTAGCTGAGACGACTATGGATTTCATGCTACAAGACCCCCCGAACGCAGAGAAACACTGCCAGTTGGGTTTCGACGCCTTGTGGCGAGTATTGAAGTAA
- a CDS encoding MarR family winged helix-turn-helix transcriptional regulator, with product MSSDEVRNSHIKARFPNLHRSLLDIVGAMNRPQIDETMLAMAGLDLEPALFTPLVLVAKLGPIGVVRLADRVGRDYTTVSRQVARLEELGLVKRRVSTADRRTREAIITRKGKTATDAVDAAREEIALTLFKGWPRRDFDELVRLMRMLADRLNETPGGHAR from the coding sequence ATGTCGTCAGACGAAGTCCGAAATTCACATATCAAAGCTCGCTTCCCAAATTTGCATCGCTCTCTCCTTGACATCGTCGGCGCAATGAACCGGCCCCAAATCGATGAAACAATGCTGGCAATGGCAGGATTGGACCTCGAACCTGCGCTGTTCACGCCCCTTGTGTTGGTCGCCAAACTGGGTCCGATCGGCGTCGTGCGACTCGCGGATCGCGTGGGAAGGGACTACACCACGGTGAGCCGTCAAGTGGCGCGATTGGAGGAACTTGGCTTAGTCAAGCGTCGTGTGAGCACAGCAGATCGGCGGACGCGTGAAGCCATAATCACCCGCAAGGGAAAAACGGCCACGGATGCCGTTGATGCCGCGCGCGAAGAGATCGCGCTGACGCTCTTCAAGGGATGGCCCCGCCGCGATTTCGATGAACTCGTTCGCTTGATGCGGATGCTTGCCGACCGACTGAACGAGACACCGGGTGGACACGCGCGCTAG
- a CDS encoding nuclear transport factor 2 family protein: protein MSNTQTLIAQAYSAFNRRDIDGALLLMSDNVSWPKASEGGRVVGKEEIRSYWTRQWKEFDPRVEPMEIIDQTGGVTEVRVHQLVKSLGGDVLFDGEVWHVYTIANGLIERMELKDSGSGPDPTPSAAFSRH from the coding sequence ATGTCGAACACACAGACGCTCATAGCTCAGGCCTATTCTGCCTTCAATCGTCGGGATATTGATGGTGCCCTTTTGCTTATGAGCGATAACGTTAGCTGGCCCAAAGCGTCCGAAGGAGGCCGTGTCGTCGGAAAAGAAGAGATTCGGTCGTACTGGACTCGTCAGTGGAAAGAGTTTGATCCTCGGGTGGAACCAATGGAGATCATCGACCAAACCGGCGGCGTAACGGAGGTTAGAGTTCATCAGCTCGTGAAGAGCCTCGGTGGCGATGTCCTCTTCGACGGCGAGGTGTGGCACGTTTATACGATCGCGAACGGTCTTATCGAACGAATGGAATTGAAGGATAGCGGATCGGGCCCGGACCCAACCCCCTCTGCAGCATTCTCCAGACACTAG
- a CDS encoding (2Fe-2S)-binding protein yields the protein MLDESKDKPQYAPAVTRRTFLGTTGLIVGAAVVASASPAGSTPTFDDHPLAPQKSEGYVLRINGQDHEIVHDDRTTVLDALREQVGLTGTKKGCDHGQCGACTVHLDGQRVLSCLLLAVAVQGRDLRTIEGITGDDGGLHPMQQAFIDHDAFQCGYCTPGQIMSAISCVKEGHADSPVAIQEFMSGNLCRCAAYPNIVAAIGQGRQTMGP from the coding sequence ATGCTGGACGAATCCAAAGACAAGCCGCAATACGCACCTGCAGTAACCCGCCGCACCTTTCTCGGCACCACGGGTCTCATCGTCGGCGCTGCGGTCGTGGCCAGTGCCTCTCCCGCCGGCAGTACCCCAACTTTCGACGACCATCCTCTTGCCCCGCAAAAGTCGGAGGGATATGTGCTTCGGATCAATGGGCAAGACCACGAGATCGTCCATGACGATCGAACGACAGTGCTCGATGCGCTGCGCGAACAGGTCGGTCTTACGGGAACGAAGAAGGGTTGCGACCATGGCCAGTGTGGCGCTTGCACCGTTCATCTCGACGGCCAGCGGGTACTCTCCTGTCTTTTGCTCGCAGTGGCTGTGCAAGGTCGGGACCTTAGAACAATTGAAGGTATCACCGGTGACGATGGAGGCTTGCACCCCATGCAGCAGGCCTTCATCGACCACGATGCCTTTCAATGCGGTTACTGCACGCCCGGCCAGATTATGTCGGCAATCTCCTGTGTGAAAGAAGGTCATGCGGACTCGCCGGTCGCAATTCAGGAGTTCATGAGCGGTAATCTCTGCCGATGCGCTGCTTACCCTAACATCGTCGCAGCCATCGGACAAGGCAGGCAAACGATGGGCCCATGA